In Deltaproteobacteria bacterium, a genomic segment contains:
- a CDS encoding LysE family translocator, giving the protein MFNPEFLLTSLIVVLIPGTGVIYTVSTGLFHGWRSSIAAAVGCTAGIIPHLTASVLGLSTILHMSALAFQLVKYAGVIYLLYLSWSMWRETGGIRLDDGSTNHGFSKIVVKGFLLNILNPKLSIFFLAFLPLFVSPQGASPLMEMVLLSLIFMAMTLVIFILYGIAANVVGRHVVGSPRSLRWLQRSFAVTFAALGARLAAADR; this is encoded by the coding sequence TTGTTCAATCCAGAGTTTCTCTTGACCTCCCTGATCGTTGTCCTGATTCCCGGAACCGGAGTGATCTATACGGTATCGACCGGGCTCTTTCATGGCTGGCGTTCGAGCATCGCCGCCGCCGTGGGATGCACGGCCGGAATTATTCCGCACCTGACGGCCTCCGTTCTCGGGCTGTCCACCATCCTGCACATGAGCGCCCTTGCCTTCCAGTTGGTCAAATACGCCGGAGTCATCTACCTGCTCTACCTCTCATGGTCCATGTGGCGTGAAACCGGCGGAATCAGGCTCGACGACGGATCCACAAATCATGGCTTTTCAAAGATCGTCGTCAAGGGATTTTTGTTGAACATCCTCAACCCCAAGCTGTCGATCTTCTTCCTGGCCTTCCTGCCGCTCTTTGTCTCGCCGCAGGGTGCTTCGCCCCTGATGGAAATGGTGCTTTTGAGCCTAATCTTCATGGCCATGACCCTGGTCATCTTCATCCTGTATGGCATCGCGGCCAATGTGGTCGGCAGGCACGTCGTTGGTTCGCCGAGGTCGCTGCGCTGGCTCCAACGCTCATTCGCAGTGACATTCGCAGCCCTTGGGGCCCGACTGGCCGCAGCGGATCGATAG